From a single Gammaproteobacteria bacterium genomic region:
- a CDS encoding helix-turn-helix domain-containing protein encodes MEKRKKLIISPKVLAICVIDRRIKLKLSQAEVADLVGLKQQTISHFETHPEGTRIETLFRILFAVNLDLRLLGKEETNNSETEW; translated from the coding sequence ATGGAGAAACGAAAGAAGCTTATTATATCGCCAAAAGTATTAGCGATCTGTGTGATTGATCGCCGTATAAAATTAAAATTAAGCCAAGCAGAAGTTGCAGATCTAGTGGGATTGAAGCAGCAAACAATTTCACACTTTGAGACTCATCCTGAAGGGACTAGGATTGAAACCTTATTTCGCATTCTTTTTGCTGTTAATTTGGATTTGCGTTTGCTAGGAAAAGAAGAAACAAATAATAGTGAAACGGAGTGGTAG